A single window of Malus sylvestris chromosome 5, drMalSylv7.2, whole genome shotgun sequence DNA harbors:
- the LOC126623706 gene encoding disease resistance protein RPV1-like isoform X15 produces the protein MGLIGFIQVFNIIIIAIGTLLYMCCRSLTFSSSSSAADSDVSAADSAVDSTVVAADDAADIPRRREKYDVFISFRGEDTRNTFTSHLHAALQQKNIETYIDNRLKRGEAIGPALLKAIKKSTLWVIIFSQKYASSTWCLEELVHILKCNDRGQSVIPIFYHTHASDVRKQKGSYEVAFAEHQKRVKDSIDKVPEWKEALTNAANIAGFHHSENTGTDADLVKKVVEHIWTKLCRESSCNLKGLVGIESRIEQIESLLGIHSTDACITVGIWGMGGIGKTTLAQAVFHKLSSKFKGGCFLVNVREREQKDGLEHLQNTLVREIFKEQNLSIGSTLVRDRLSHTKVLIVLDDVSSSMQMESLAGERLQYGTGSRIIITSRDKGTLRQTVEEEKIYEVKGLNPDDALELFCLFAFKNNSTCRTDYKELVEKAVHYAGHVPLALIVLGSLFFNRKSKEDWEDEFNKLKRFPSVDIQKVLRISYDGLGENEKEIFLDIACFHKGGYVDVVKRMLDVRGFFAKTGITILIDLSLISKDSKWGRETIEMHDLLQEMGRTIVQEQCSEDPGKRKRLFTDEDVYRVLKSNTETPIVQAILVDWHKIEERSLKRADFKVMSNLKMLIVDNFQIFDHNRDCKLNMSLDLPDSLRYIYWPEYPLESLSANFSPENLVELHMPYSRVKKLWKEDQRLVNLEVIDVAWSKNLIEVPNLSRSPKIVHIDLPGCDKLVEIPRYFRDLDKLIHIDLGHCTSLKYLSEMAGNIKYLNLEGSGIKELPESVWSNEHISYLDISHCKDLQKLPSNKCNLKVSGCFKVDGCTSLGEFSELPRDISKLSLVGCKRLVSLPTNICKLKCLEELNLSECSKLQNFPEILEPMEHLKSLNLSSTAIEELHSSIEFFPALKRLTLSHCQRLSSIPKSICKLKYLEKLNLSCCSKLENFPEILEPMKHLEYLNLSETSVQELHSSIEFLPALKNIELKGCERLSSIPKSICKLKYLEGLDLSRCFELENFPEILEPMEHLGSLNLSGTTVEELHSSIEFLPALKEIRLGDCKRLSSIPKSICKLKYLEELNLSCCSKLENFPVIFEPMEHLKSLNLRGTAIKELHSSIKFLPALKKIELEGCKRLSSIPSSICKLKYLEELNLSCCFELENFPEILEPMEHLKSLNLSGTAVKELPLSIEFLPALTYIQLCGCKRLSSIPTSICKLKYLKELDLSYCSELESFPEILEPMEHLGSLNLSGTTVEELHSSIEFLPALKEIRLRDCKRLSSIPKSICKLKYLEELDLSCCSQLENFPENLEPMEHLKSLNLSGTIVTELHSLIKFLPVLKRIQLRGCERLSSIPKNICKFKYLEELDLSYCSQLENFPEILEPMEHLKSLNFSGTAVKELHSLIKFLPALKRIQLRGCERLSSIPKSICKLKYLEELDLSCCSELENFPEIMEPMEHLKFLNLSGTAVQELHSSIKFLPALRRIQLRACQSLSIMPKNICKLKYLVELDLSYCFQLENFPEFLELMEHLKSLNLSGTAVKKLPSSIEFLLGLKIIQLQGCKRLSSIPKNICKLKYLEELNLSCCSELENFPEILEPMEHLKSLNLSGTAVKELPLSIEFLPALTYIQLCGCKKLSSIPKSICKLKYLKELDLSYCSELESFPEIMEPMEHLKFLNLSGTAVQELHSSIEFLLALKEIQLQDCKRLSSIPKSICKLKYLEKLDLSCCSKLENFPEILEPMEHLKSLNLSETTVKELHSSIEFLPALKEIRLGDCKRLPSSQEQIDDLIKAYNYHTKHL, from the exons atggggttGATTGGGTtcattcaagttttcaacatcatcatcatcgcCATTGGGACTCTGTTGTACATGTGCTGCAGATCATTAACattttcttcttcgtcttctgcGGCAGATTCTGATGTTTCTGCTGCTGATTCTGCCGTTGATTCTACTGTTGTTGCTGCTGATGATGCTGCTGATATCCCCCGCCGTCGAGAAAAGTATGACGTGTTTATCAGCTTCCGAGGTGAGGACACCCGCAATACATTTACCAGCCATCTTCATGCTGCCCTACAGCAGAAGAACATTGAAACCTACATAGATAACAGACTTAAGAGAGGAGAAGCGATCGGACCTGCTCTTCTAAAGGCAATCAAGAAATCGACGCTTTGGGTGATCATTTTCTCACAAAAGTATGCTTCTTCCACATGGTGTTTGGAAGAACTAGTGCATATACTCAAATGCAACGACAGAGGCCAGTCTGTGATACCCATTTTTTACCATACCCATGCATCGGATGTACGAAAACAAAAAGGGAGTTATGAGGTTGCATTTGCTGAACACCAAAAACGTGTCAAGGACAGTATCGACAAGGTGCCCGAGTGGAAGGAGGCTTTGACTAATGCAGCCAATATAGCTGGgtttcaccattctgaaaacACAGG GACGGATGCCGATTTAGTCAAGAAAGTTGTTGAGCATATTTGGACCAAATTGTGTCGCGAATCATCGTGCAATTTAAAGGGCCTTGTTGGAATTGAAAGTCGCATCGAGCAAATCGAATCGCTGTTAGGCATTCATTCAACGGACGCTTGCATCACTGTAGGTATTTGGGGAATGGGTGGTATTGGCAAGACCACCCTTGCTCAAGCCGTATTTCACAAACTCTCTTCTAAATTCAAAGGCGGTTGTTTTCTTGTAAATGTTAGGGAGAGAGAACAAAAAGATGGGCTAGAACACTTGCAAAATACACTTGTCCGTGAGATATTCAAGGAACAAAATTTATCCATAGGATCAACTCTTGTTCGAGATAGGCTCAGCCATACAAAGGtcctcattgttcttgatgatgtgaGTAGTTCAATGCAAATGGAAAGTCTAGCGGGCGAGCGTCTTCAGTATGGCACTGGAAGTAGAATCATTATCACAAGTAGAGACAAGGGCACACTTAGGCAAACTGTTGAAGAGGAAAAGATCTACGAGGTTAAGGGATTAAATCCGGATGATGCTCTTGAgctcttttgtttgtttgctttcaAGAATAACAGTACTTGTAGAACAGATTATAAGGAGTTGGTGGAAAAGGCCGTGCATTATGCTGGACACGTTCCTTTAGCTCTTATAGTTTTGGGGTCCTTGTTCTTCAATCGCAAGAGCAAAGAAGACTGGGAAGATGAATTCAACAAATTAAAACGATTTCCCAGTGTAGATATCCAGAAAGTGTTGAGAATAAGTTATGATGGATTgggagaaaatgagaaggagatatTTCTGGATATAGCATGTTTTCATAAAGGGGGGTATGTGGATGTGGTAAAACGAATGTTAGATGTTCGTGGATTCTTTGCGAAAACCGGAATTACAATTCTCATTGATTTGTCTCTCATATCAAAGGATTCAAAATGGGGAAGGGAAACCATAGAGATGCATGATTTGCTACAAGAAATGGGAAGGACAATTGTTCAGGAACAATGTAGTGAAGATCCTGGTAAACGGAAAAGGTTGTTCACTGATGAGGATGTATATCGTGTACTGAAGAGTAATACG GAAACTCCAATTGTTCAAGCCATATTGGTTGATTGGCATAAGATTGAAGAGCGATCATTGAAACGTGCAGACTTCAAAGTGATGTCTAACCTAAAAATGCTAATTGTGgataattttcaaatatttgatcACAACAGAGACTGCAAATTAAACATGTCTCTAGATCTTCCTGATTCTCTTCGTTATATTTACTGGCCTGAATATCCATTGGAATCTTTGTCGGCAAACTTTTCTCCAGAAAATCTTGTTGAGCTTCATATGCCATATAGCAGAGTTAAGAAGCTTTGGAAAGAAGACCAG AGACTTGTGAACTTAGAAGTGATTGATGTGGCGTGGTCTAAAAATCTAATTGAAGTTCCAAATCTCTCTAGAAGTCCAAAAATTGTGCACATAGATCTTCCTGGCTGTGACAAATTGGTTGAAATTCCTCGATATTTTCGAGATCTTGACAAGCTTATTCATATTGATCTTGGACACTGCACCAGCCTCAAGTATCTTTCAGAGATGGCAGGAAATATTAAATACTTAAATTTAGAAGGCAGTGGTATAAAGGAGTTGCCTGAATCAGTTTGGTCTAACGAACATATTTCTTACTTGGATATAAGTCACTGCAAAGACCTTCAGAAACTTCCAAGCAACAAGTGTAACTTGAAAGTCTCTGGTTGTTTTAAAGTAGATGGCTGCACATCTCTTGGTGAGTTTTCTGAGCTTCCCAGGGATATAAGTAAATTATCATTGGTTGGTTGCAAGAGACTTGTGAGTCTACCAACCAACATTTGTAAGTTGAAATGTCTAGAGGAACTCAATCTTTCTGAGTGCTCTAAACTTCAAAACTTCCCAGAGATCTTGGAGCCAATGGAACATTTGAAGTCCTTAAATTTAAGTTCAACAGCGATTGAAGAGCTACACTCATCAATCGAGTTTTTCCCTGCACTCAAAAGACTTACATTAAGTCATTGCCAAAGGCTTTCGAGTATCCCAAAGAGCATTTGTAAGTTGAAATATCTCGAGAAACTCAATCTCTCTTGTTGCTCTAAACTTGAAAACTTCCCAGAGATCTTGGAGCCAATGAAACATTTGGAGTACTTAAATTTAAGTGAAACATCAGTTCAAGAGCTACACTCATCAATCGAGTTTCTCCCTGCTCTAAAAAATATTGAGCTAAAAG GTTGCGAAAGGCTTTCAAGTATCCCAAAGAGCATTTGTAAGTTGAAATATCTCGAGGGACTCGATCTCTCTAGGTGCTTTGAACTTGAAAACTTCCCAGAGATCTTGGAGCCAATGGAACATTTGGGGTCCTTAAATTTAAGTGGAACAACAGTTGAAGAACTACACTCATCAATTGAGTTTCTCCCTGCTCTCAAAGAAATTCGACTAGGAGATTGCAAAAGGCTTtcaagtattccaaaaagcatTTGTAAGTTGAAATATCTTGAGGAACTCAATCTTTCTTGTTGCTCTAAACTTGAAAACTTCCCAGTGATCTTTGAGCCAATGGAACATTTAAAGTCCTTAAATTTAAGGGGAACAGCGATTAAAGAGCTACACTCATCAATCAAGTTTCTCCCCGCACTCAAAAAAATTGAGCTAGAAGGTTGCAAAAGGCTTTCAAGTATCCCAAGTAGCATTTGTAAATTGAAATATCTCGAGGAACTCAATCTCTCTTGTTGCTTTGAGCTAGAAAACTTCCCAGAGATTTTGGAGCCAATGGAACATTTGAAGTCCTTAAATTTAAGTGGAACAGCGGTTAAAGAGCTACCCTTATCAATCGAGTTTCTCCCTGCTCTCACATATATTCAACTATGTGGTTGCAAAAGGCTTTCAAGTATCCCAACGAGCATTTGTAAGTTGAAATATCTCAAGGAACTCGATCTCTCTTACTGTTCAGAACTTGAAAGCTTCCCAGAGATCTTGGAGCCAATGGAACATTTGGGGTCCTTAAATTTAAGTGGAACAACGGTTGAAGAACTACACTCATCAATTGAGTTTCTCCCTGCTCTCAAAGAAATTCGACTTAGAGATTGCAAAAGGCTTtcaagtattccaaaaagcatTTGTAAGTTGAAATATCTTGAGGAACTCGATCTCTCTTGTTGCTCTCAACTTGAAAACTTCCCAGAAAATTTGGAGCCAATGGAACATTTGAAATCCTTAAATTTGAGTGGAACAATAGTTACAGAGCTACACTCATTAATCAAGTTTCTCCCTGTGCTCAAAAGAATTCAACTACGTGGTTGCGAAAGGCTTTCAAGTATCCCAAAGAACATTTGTAAGTTCAAATATCTCGAGGAACTTGATCTCTCTTATTGCTCTCAGCTTGAAAACTTCCCAGAGATCTTGGAGCCAATGGAACATTTGAAGTCCTTAAATTTTAGTGGAACAGCAGTTAAAGAGTTACACTCATTAATCAAGTTTCTCCCTGCGCTCAAAAGAATTCAACTACGTGGTTGCGAAAGGCTTTCAAGTATCCCAAAGAGCATTTGTAAGCTGAAATATCTCGAGGAACTAGATCTCTCTTGCTGCTCTGAACTTGAAAACTTCCCAGAGATCATGGAGCCGATGGAACATTTGAAGTTCTTAAATTTAAGTGGAACAGCGGTTCAAGAGCTACACTCATCAATCAAGTTTCTCCCTGCGCTCAGAAGAATTCAACTACGAGCTTGCCAAAGTCTTTCAATTATGCCAAAGAACATTTGCAAGTTGAAATATCTTGTGGAACTCGATCTCTCTTATTGCTTTCAGCTTGAAAACTTCCCCGAGTTCTTGGAGCTAATGGAACATTTGAAGTCCTTAAATTTAAGTGGAACAGCTGTTAAAAAGCTACCCTCATCAATTGAGTTTCTGCTTGGGCTCAAAATAATTCAACTCCAAGGTTGCAAAAGGCTTTCAAGTATCCCAAAGAACATTTGTAAGTTGAAATATCTCGAGGAACTCAATCTCTCTTGTTGCTCTGAACTAGAAAACTTCCCAGAGATTTTGGAGCCAATGGAACATTTGAAGTCCTTAAATTTAAGTGGAACAGCGGTTAAAGAGCTACCCTTATCAATCGAGTTTCTCCCTGCTCTCACATATATTCAACTATGTGGTTGCAAAAAGCTTTCAAGTATCCCAAAGAGCATTTGTAAGTTGAAATATCTCAAGGAACTCGATCTCTCTTACTGTTCAGAACTTGAAAGCTTCCCAGAGATCATGGAGCCGATGGAACATTTGAAGTTCTTAAATTTAAGTGGAACAGCGGTTCAAGAGCTACACTCATCAATCGAGTTTCTCCTTGCTCTCAAAGAAATTCAACTACAAGATTGCAAAAGGCTTTCAAGTATTCCAAAGAGCATTTGTAAGTTGAAATATCTCGAGAAACTTGATCTCTCCTGCTGCTCTAAACTTGAAAACTTTCCAGAGATCTTGGAGCCAATGGAACATTTGAAGTCCTTAAATTTAAGTGAAACAACGGTTAAAGAGCTACACTCATCAATCGAGTTTCTCCCTGCTCTCAAAGAAATTCGACTAGGAGATTGCAAAAGGCTTCCAAGTAGCCAAGAGCAGATTGATGACTTGATAAAGGCTTACAACTATCACACAAAGCATTTGTAA
- the LOC126623706 gene encoding disease resistance protein RPV1-like isoform X14, whose amino-acid sequence MGLIGFIQVFNIIIIAIGTLLYMCCRSLTFSSSSSAADSDVSAADSAVDSTVVAADDAADIPRRREKYDVFISFRGEDTRNTFTSHLHAALQQKNIETYIDNRLKRGEAIGPALLKAIKKSTLWVIIFSQKYASSTWCLEELVHILKCNDRGQSVIPIFYHTHASDVRKQKGSYEVAFAEHQKRVKDSIDKVPEWKEALTNAANIAGFHHSENTGTDADLVKKVVEHIWTKLCRESSCNLKGLVGIESRIEQIESLLGIHSTDACITVGIWGMGGIGKTTLAQAVFHKLSSKFKGGCFLVNVREREQKDGLEHLQNTLVREIFKEQNLSIGSTLVRDRLSHTKVLIVLDDVSSSMQMESLAGERLQYGTGSRIIITSRDKGTLRQTVEEEKIYEVKGLNPDDALELFCLFAFKNNSTCRTDYKELVEKAVHYAGHVPLALIVLGSLFFNRKSKEDWEDEFNKLKRFPSVDIQKVLRISYDGLGENEKEIFLDIACFHKGGYVDVVKRMLDVRGFFAKTGITILIDLSLISKDSKWGRETIEMHDLLQEMGRTIVQEQCSEDPGKRKRLFTDEDVYRVLKSNTETPIVQAILVDWHKIEERSLKRADFKVMSNLKMLIVDNFQIFDHNRDCKLNMSLDLPDSLRYIYWPEYPLESLSANFSPENLVELHMPYSRVKKLWKEDQRLVNLEVIDVAWSKNLIEVPNLSRSPKIVHIDLPGCDKLVEIPRYFRDLDKLIHIDLGHCTSLKYLSEMAGNIKYLNLEGSGIKELPESVWSNEHISYLDISHCKDLQKLPSNKCNLKVSGCFKVDGCTSLGEFSELPRDISKLSLVGCKRLVSLPTNICKLKCLEELNLSECSKLQNFPEILEPMEHLKSLNLSSTAIEELHSSIEFFPALKRLTLSHCQRLSSIPKSICKLKYLEKLNLSCCSKLENFPEILEPMKHLEYLNLSETSVQELHSSIEFLPALKNIELKGCKRLSSIPKSICKLKYLEELDLSYCYELESFPEILEPMEHLKSLNLRGTAVRELHSSIKFLHALKRIELQGCERLSSIPKSICKLKYLEGLDLSRCFELENFPEILEPMEHLGSLNLSGTTVEELHSSIEFLPALKEIRLGDCKRLSSIPKSICKLKYLEELNLSCCSKLENFPVIFEPMEHLKSLNLRGTAIKELHSSIKFLPALKKIELEGCKRLSSIPSSICKLKYLEELNLSCCFELENFPEILEPMEHLKSLNLSGTAVKELPLSIEFLPALTYIQLCGCKRLSSIPTSICKLKYLKELDLSYCSELESFPEILEPMEHLGSLNLSGTTVEELHSSIEFLPALKEIRLRDCKRLSSIPKSICKLKYLEELDLSCCSQLENFPENLEPMEHLKSLNLSGTIVTELHSLIKFLPVLKRIQLRGCERLSSIPKNICKFKYLEELDLSYCSQLENFPEILEPMEHLKSLNFSGTAVKELHSLIKFLPALKRIQLRGCERLSSIPKSICKLKYLEELDLSCCSELENFPEIMEPMEHLKFLNLSGTAVQELHSSIKFLPALRRIQLRACQSLSIMPKNICKLKYLVELDLSYCFQLENFPEFLELMEHLKSLNLSGTAVKKLPSSIEFLLGLKIIQLQGCKRLSSIPKNICKLKYLEELNLSCCSELENFPEILEPMEHLKSLNLSGTAVKELPLSIEFLPALTYIQLCGCKKLSSIPKSICKLKYLKELDLSYCSELESFPEIMEPMEHLKFLNLSGTAVQELHSSIEFLLALKEIQLQDCKRLSSIPKSICKLKYLEKLDLSCCSKLENFPEILEPMEHLKSLNLSETTVKELHSSIEFLPALKEIRLGDCKRLPSSQEQIDDLIKAYNYHTKHL is encoded by the exons atggggttGATTGGGTtcattcaagttttcaacatcatcatcatcgcCATTGGGACTCTGTTGTACATGTGCTGCAGATCATTAACattttcttcttcgtcttctgcGGCAGATTCTGATGTTTCTGCTGCTGATTCTGCCGTTGATTCTACTGTTGTTGCTGCTGATGATGCTGCTGATATCCCCCGCCGTCGAGAAAAGTATGACGTGTTTATCAGCTTCCGAGGTGAGGACACCCGCAATACATTTACCAGCCATCTTCATGCTGCCCTACAGCAGAAGAACATTGAAACCTACATAGATAACAGACTTAAGAGAGGAGAAGCGATCGGACCTGCTCTTCTAAAGGCAATCAAGAAATCGACGCTTTGGGTGATCATTTTCTCACAAAAGTATGCTTCTTCCACATGGTGTTTGGAAGAACTAGTGCATATACTCAAATGCAACGACAGAGGCCAGTCTGTGATACCCATTTTTTACCATACCCATGCATCGGATGTACGAAAACAAAAAGGGAGTTATGAGGTTGCATTTGCTGAACACCAAAAACGTGTCAAGGACAGTATCGACAAGGTGCCCGAGTGGAAGGAGGCTTTGACTAATGCAGCCAATATAGCTGGgtttcaccattctgaaaacACAGG GACGGATGCCGATTTAGTCAAGAAAGTTGTTGAGCATATTTGGACCAAATTGTGTCGCGAATCATCGTGCAATTTAAAGGGCCTTGTTGGAATTGAAAGTCGCATCGAGCAAATCGAATCGCTGTTAGGCATTCATTCAACGGACGCTTGCATCACTGTAGGTATTTGGGGAATGGGTGGTATTGGCAAGACCACCCTTGCTCAAGCCGTATTTCACAAACTCTCTTCTAAATTCAAAGGCGGTTGTTTTCTTGTAAATGTTAGGGAGAGAGAACAAAAAGATGGGCTAGAACACTTGCAAAATACACTTGTCCGTGAGATATTCAAGGAACAAAATTTATCCATAGGATCAACTCTTGTTCGAGATAGGCTCAGCCATACAAAGGtcctcattgttcttgatgatgtgaGTAGTTCAATGCAAATGGAAAGTCTAGCGGGCGAGCGTCTTCAGTATGGCACTGGAAGTAGAATCATTATCACAAGTAGAGACAAGGGCACACTTAGGCAAACTGTTGAAGAGGAAAAGATCTACGAGGTTAAGGGATTAAATCCGGATGATGCTCTTGAgctcttttgtttgtttgctttcaAGAATAACAGTACTTGTAGAACAGATTATAAGGAGTTGGTGGAAAAGGCCGTGCATTATGCTGGACACGTTCCTTTAGCTCTTATAGTTTTGGGGTCCTTGTTCTTCAATCGCAAGAGCAAAGAAGACTGGGAAGATGAATTCAACAAATTAAAACGATTTCCCAGTGTAGATATCCAGAAAGTGTTGAGAATAAGTTATGATGGATTgggagaaaatgagaaggagatatTTCTGGATATAGCATGTTTTCATAAAGGGGGGTATGTGGATGTGGTAAAACGAATGTTAGATGTTCGTGGATTCTTTGCGAAAACCGGAATTACAATTCTCATTGATTTGTCTCTCATATCAAAGGATTCAAAATGGGGAAGGGAAACCATAGAGATGCATGATTTGCTACAAGAAATGGGAAGGACAATTGTTCAGGAACAATGTAGTGAAGATCCTGGTAAACGGAAAAGGTTGTTCACTGATGAGGATGTATATCGTGTACTGAAGAGTAATACG GAAACTCCAATTGTTCAAGCCATATTGGTTGATTGGCATAAGATTGAAGAGCGATCATTGAAACGTGCAGACTTCAAAGTGATGTCTAACCTAAAAATGCTAATTGTGgataattttcaaatatttgatcACAACAGAGACTGCAAATTAAACATGTCTCTAGATCTTCCTGATTCTCTTCGTTATATTTACTGGCCTGAATATCCATTGGAATCTTTGTCGGCAAACTTTTCTCCAGAAAATCTTGTTGAGCTTCATATGCCATATAGCAGAGTTAAGAAGCTTTGGAAAGAAGACCAG AGACTTGTGAACTTAGAAGTGATTGATGTGGCGTGGTCTAAAAATCTAATTGAAGTTCCAAATCTCTCTAGAAGTCCAAAAATTGTGCACATAGATCTTCCTGGCTGTGACAAATTGGTTGAAATTCCTCGATATTTTCGAGATCTTGACAAGCTTATTCATATTGATCTTGGACACTGCACCAGCCTCAAGTATCTTTCAGAGATGGCAGGAAATATTAAATACTTAAATTTAGAAGGCAGTGGTATAAAGGAGTTGCCTGAATCAGTTTGGTCTAACGAACATATTTCTTACTTGGATATAAGTCACTGCAAAGACCTTCAGAAACTTCCAAGCAACAAGTGTAACTTGAAAGTCTCTGGTTGTTTTAAAGTAGATGGCTGCACATCTCTTGGTGAGTTTTCTGAGCTTCCCAGGGATATAAGTAAATTATCATTGGTTGGTTGCAAGAGACTTGTGAGTCTACCAACCAACATTTGTAAGTTGAAATGTCTAGAGGAACTCAATCTTTCTGAGTGCTCTAAACTTCAAAACTTCCCAGAGATCTTGGAGCCAATGGAACATTTGAAGTCCTTAAATTTAAGTTCAACAGCGATTGAAGAGCTACACTCATCAATCGAGTTTTTCCCTGCACTCAAAAGACTTACATTAAGTCATTGCCAAAGGCTTTCGAGTATCCCAAAGAGCATTTGTAAGTTGAAATATCTCGAGAAACTCAATCTCTCTTGTTGCTCTAAACTTGAAAACTTCCCAGAGATCTTGGAGCCAATGAAACATTTGGAGTACTTAAATTTAAGTGAAACATCAGTTCAAGAGCTACACTCATCAATCGAGTTTCTCCCTGCTCTAAAAAATATTGAGCTAAAAGGTTGCAAAAGGCTTTCAAGTATCCCAAAGAGCATTTGTAAGTTGAAATATCTCGAGGAACTCGATCTCTCTTACTGCTATGAACTCGAAAGCTTCCCAGAGATCTTGGAGCCAATGGAACATTTGAAGTCCTTAAATTTAAGGGGGACAGCGGTTAGAGAGCTACACTCATCAATCAAGTTTCTCCATGCGCTAAAAAGAATTGAGCTACAAG GTTGCGAAAGGCTTTCAAGTATCCCAAAGAGCATTTGTAAGTTGAAATATCTCGAGGGACTCGATCTCTCTAGGTGCTTTGAACTTGAAAACTTCCCAGAGATCTTGGAGCCAATGGAACATTTGGGGTCCTTAAATTTAAGTGGAACAACAGTTGAAGAACTACACTCATCAATTGAGTTTCTCCCTGCTCTCAAAGAAATTCGACTAGGAGATTGCAAAAGGCTTtcaagtattccaaaaagcatTTGTAAGTTGAAATATCTTGAGGAACTCAATCTTTCTTGTTGCTCTAAACTTGAAAACTTCCCAGTGATCTTTGAGCCAATGGAACATTTAAAGTCCTTAAATTTAAGGGGAACAGCGATTAAAGAGCTACACTCATCAATCAAGTTTCTCCCCGCACTCAAAAAAATTGAGCTAGAAGGTTGCAAAAGGCTTTCAAGTATCCCAAGTAGCATTTGTAAATTGAAATATCTCGAGGAACTCAATCTCTCTTGTTGCTTTGAGCTAGAAAACTTCCCAGAGATTTTGGAGCCAATGGAACATTTGAAGTCCTTAAATTTAAGTGGAACAGCGGTTAAAGAGCTACCCTTATCAATCGAGTTTCTCCCTGCTCTCACATATATTCAACTATGTGGTTGCAAAAGGCTTTCAAGTATCCCAACGAGCATTTGTAAGTTGAAATATCTCAAGGAACTCGATCTCTCTTACTGTTCAGAACTTGAAAGCTTCCCAGAGATCTTGGAGCCAATGGAACATTTGGGGTCCTTAAATTTAAGTGGAACAACGGTTGAAGAACTACACTCATCAATTGAGTTTCTCCCTGCTCTCAAAGAAATTCGACTTAGAGATTGCAAAAGGCTTtcaagtattccaaaaagcatTTGTAAGTTGAAATATCTTGAGGAACTCGATCTCTCTTGTTGCTCTCAACTTGAAAACTTCCCAGAAAATTTGGAGCCAATGGAACATTTGAAATCCTTAAATTTGAGTGGAACAATAGTTACAGAGCTACACTCATTAATCAAGTTTCTCCCTGTGCTCAAAAGAATTCAACTACGTGGTTGCGAAAGGCTTTCAAGTATCCCAAAGAACATTTGTAAGTTCAAATATCTCGAGGAACTTGATCTCTCTTATTGCTCTCAGCTTGAAAACTTCCCAGAGATCTTGGAGCCAATGGAACATTTGAAGTCCTTAAATTTTAGTGGAACAGCAGTTAAAGAGTTACACTCATTAATCAAGTTTCTCCCTGCGCTCAAAAGAATTCAACTACGTGGTTGCGAAAGGCTTTCAAGTATCCCAAAGAGCATTTGTAAGCTGAAATATCTCGAGGAACTAGATCTCTCTTGCTGCTCTGAACTTGAAAACTTCCCAGAGATCATGGAGCCGATGGAACATTTGAAGTTCTTAAATTTAAGTGGAACAGCGGTTCAAGAGCTACACTCATCAATCAAGTTTCTCCCTGCGCTCAGAAGAATTCAACTACGAGCTTGCCAAAGTCTTTCAATTATGCCAAAGAACATTTGCAAGTTGAAATATCTTGTGGAACTCGATCTCTCTTATTGCTTTCAGCTTGAAAACTTCCCCGAGTTCTTGGAGCTAATGGAACATTTGAAGTCCTTAAATTTAAGTGGAACAGCTGTTAAAAAGCTACCCTCATCAATTGAGTTTCTGCTTGGGCTCAAAATAATTCAACTCCAAGGTTGCAAAAGGCTTTCAAGTATCCCAAAGAACATTTGTAAGTTGAAATATCTCGAGGAACTCAATCTCTCTTGTTGCTCTGAACTAGAAAACTTCCCAGAGATTTTGGAGCCAATGGAACATTTGAAGTCCTTAAATTTAAGTGGAACAGCGGTTAAAGAGCTACCCTTATCAATCGAGTTTCTCCCTGCTCTCACATATATTCAACTATGTGGTTGCAAAAAGCTTTCAAGTATCCCAAAGAGCATTTGTAAGTTGAAATATCTCAAGGAACTCGATCTCTCTTACTGTTCAGAACTTGAAAGCTTCCCAGAGATCATGGAGCCGATGGAACATTTGAAGTTCTTAAATTTAAGTGGAACAGCGGTTCAAGAGCTACACTCATCAATCGAGTTTCTCCTTGCTCTCAAAGAAATTCAACTACAAGATTGCAAAAGGCTTTCAAGTATTCCAAAGAGCATTTGTAAGTTGAAATATCTCGAGAAACTTGATCTCTCCTGCTGCTCTAAACTTGAAAACTTTCCAGAGATCTTGGAGCCAATGGAACATTTGAAGTCCTTAAATTTAAGTGAAACAACGGTTAAAGAGCTACACTCATCAATCGAGTTTCTCCCTGCTCTCAAAGAAATTCGACTAGGAGATTGCAAAAGGCTTCCAAGTAGCCAAGAGCAGATTGATGACTTGATAAAGGCTTACAACTATCACACAAAGCATTTGTAA